The Anastrepha ludens isolate Willacy chromosome 2, idAnaLude1.1, whole genome shotgun sequence genome contains a region encoding:
- the LOC128856280 gene encoding tigger transposable element-derived protein 4-like: MIAANMDGSEKLKLLLIGKSNQPRCFRGVKWLPLDYKANSKAWMTGAFFAEWLLNLDKQFGKAGRNILLFIDNCPAHPKDIQQRLKFIKLAFFPPNMPSKLQRLDQGVLQNLKCHYRRRILKNTIKCFEVNKNLNITLMDCVDEITNAWNIYVKPETIYNCFRKDGFGQYSEWEEEDGIPLVFISERIKERSKEEIQLQNEYEAWQNIKEFPTDEDIVELLGSKSEFEHDSESDIEDDMLQPVSNELL; encoded by the exons ATGATTGCCGCAAACATGGATggatcagaaaaattgaaattactctTGATAGGTAAAAGTAATCAACCCCGCTGTTTTAGAGGTGTTAAATGGTTACCTCTCGACTATAAAGCAAATTCAAAGGCGTGGATGACGGGAGCCTTTTTTGCAGAATGGCTTCTTAACTTAGACAAACAATTTGGAAAAGCCGGAAGAAATATTCTACTTTTTATTGACAACTGCCCAGCCCATCCTAAAGACATCCAACAGAGATTAAAGTTTATTAAACTTGCATTTTTCCCCCCGAATATGCCATCAAAATTACAACGACTCGATCAAGGTgtcttacaaaatttaaaatgtcattatcgtcgcagaattttaaaaaatactataaaatgctttgaagtaaacaaaaatcttaacattacattaatggACTGTGTTGATGAAATAACTAATGCATGGAATATCTATGTTAAGCCTGAAACCATCTataattgttttagaaaagaCGGCTTCGGTCAATATTCTGAATGGGAGGAAGAAGATGGCATTCCTTTGGTTTTCATAAGCGAACGCATAAAAGAAAGGAGTAAGGAAGAAATTCAACTGCAGAATGAATATGAAGCTTGGCAAAATATCAAAG AGTTTCCCACAGATGAAGATATTGTGGAGCTATTGGGATCTAAATCCGAATTTGAGCATGATAGCGAAAGTGATATAGAAGATGATATGCTGCAACCAGTTTCAAACGAGCTATTATAG
- the LOC128856290 gene encoding uncharacterized protein LOC128856290, with the protein MPKVKNKCVQGCGGGHRVFNFPIQEKDAARHAIWRDRLGVGETHAKYLYACERHFSKSMRLSKKLLADAVPDQNITVTIELGTEHFTPQAAEEPMDACGESGELCLHESISDLNQNLNLAFVEARNQDLISENSKLKSLLEEKCRYICYLKNQLSEVSTKLKNVEKELSDKVDELSGLG; encoded by the exons atgccaaaagtgaaaaataagtgTGTCCAAGGATGTGGCGGAGGACACCGAGTTTTCAACTTCCCAATACAGGAAAAAGACGCCGCCAG ACACGCAATTTGGCGTGATCGCTTGGGTGTAGGCGAGACGCATGCTAAATACTTGTACGCCTGTGAACGCCATTTCTCCAAAAGTATGAGGttatcaaagaagttgttggcAGACGCTGTTCCAGACCAAAACATAACAGTGACCATCGAATTAGGAACTGAACATTTTACGCCACAAGCGGCAGAAGAACCCATGGATGCATGTGGTGAAAGTGGCGAATTATGTTTGCATGAATCCATCTCAGATttgaatcaaaatttaaatttagcgtTTGTTGAAGCTAGGAACCAAGACCTGATTAgcgaaaattctaaattaaagTCGCTTTTAGAAGAAAAATGCAGATATATTTGTTATCTAAAAAATCAGTTGTCCGAAGTTTCAACAAAgctaaaaaatgtagaaaaagaaCTATCTGATAAAGTAGACGAACTGTCTGGTTTGGgttga